A section of the Centroberyx gerrardi isolate f3 chromosome 8, fCenGer3.hap1.cur.20231027, whole genome shotgun sequence genome encodes:
- the LOC144539633 gene encoding uncharacterized protein LOC144539633, with product MVKQQRRTNRGCLPAAGTSVSRVRFPVCPVQRRRPRPPAGFGQEAGGAGDGKRRRRAALRRRPPRKREEAGGGRRFGWSGAEESEAGRLQTRGGRSTGQWREAAGVM from the exons ATGGTGAAACAGCAGCGGAGGACCAACAG agGCTGTCTTCCTGCAGCGGGGACCAGCGTGTCGCGGGTTCGATTCCCTGTGTGTCCGGTCCAGCGGAGGCGGCCCCGTCCCCCGGCAG GTTTCGGCCAGGAAGCGGGCGGGGCCGGGGACGGGAAGCGCCGACGTCGGGCGGCGCTGCGGCGGCGGCCgccgaggaagagagaggaggccggGGGCGGACGGAGGTTCGGGTGGAGCGGAGCTGAAGAGAGCGAGGCTGGACGGCTTCAG ACCAGAGGAGGCCGGAGCACCGGCCAATGGAGAGAGGCTGCCGGGGTCATGTGA